A stretch of Imperialibacter roseus DNA encodes these proteins:
- a CDS encoding asparagine synthetase B — MKRIIFLLCIFLFIGSKAFSSSILIPMDNSQTNHLKSYGVAYWVLSKDIEIDWLLNYRGGSFMFKYYQAFENELIIRGVSYEVISDAEAGQILEVIASPSSNMDAMRLEKYPKIAVYSPKSKLPWDDAVTMVLSYAEIPYDVIFDEEILYNELPKYDWLHLHHEDFTGQYGKFYRAYGNYPWYIEQQRDYEEMARKHGFMKVSQMKLGVAKKIRDFVGSGGFLFAMCSATDSYDIALAAEGIDICESMYDGDPADPRAQQKLDFSKTFAFGDFLLERRPLEYEYSNIDMQPNERGVIERNDYFNLFEFSAKWDPIPTMLTQNHERIIKGFMGQTTAFRNATVKPDVVVMGENKSIGEVRYLHGIFGKGFYTFYGGHDPEDYQHLVGDPPTDLNLHPNSPGYRLILNNILFPAAKKKKQKT, encoded by the coding sequence ATGAAGCGTATTATATTTCTCCTTTGTATCTTTTTGTTTATTGGTAGCAAGGCATTCTCGTCTTCAATCCTGATACCGATGGACAACAGCCAAACGAACCACTTGAAATCGTATGGCGTGGCCTATTGGGTACTTTCCAAAGATATTGAGATTGACTGGCTGCTCAACTACAGGGGCGGCAGCTTTATGTTTAAGTATTACCAGGCTTTTGAAAATGAGCTGATTATCCGGGGAGTAAGCTATGAGGTGATTTCCGATGCCGAAGCCGGGCAGATACTTGAGGTCATTGCGAGTCCATCATCCAATATGGACGCCATGAGGCTGGAAAAGTACCCAAAAATTGCCGTTTACTCACCAAAAAGTAAGCTACCCTGGGACGATGCCGTGACCATGGTACTCTCCTACGCTGAGATTCCCTACGATGTCATTTTTGATGAGGAAATCCTGTACAACGAGCTACCCAAATACGACTGGCTGCATTTGCACCACGAAGATTTTACCGGCCAGTATGGGAAGTTTTACCGGGCCTATGGTAACTACCCCTGGTACATAGAGCAGCAAAGAGACTATGAAGAAATGGCCAGAAAACACGGCTTTATGAAGGTGTCACAAATGAAGCTGGGCGTGGCGAAAAAAATCAGAGACTTTGTGGGCAGCGGCGGCTTCCTCTTTGCCATGTGCTCCGCTACCGACTCCTACGATATTGCCCTGGCCGCCGAAGGTATCGACATTTGCGAAAGCATGTACGATGGCGACCCGGCAGACCCACGGGCTCAGCAAAAGCTGGACTTTAGTAAAACATTTGCTTTCGGTGACTTCCTGCTGGAACGCCGGCCACTTGAATACGAATACTCAAACATCGACATGCAGCCCAACGAGCGGGGAGTAATTGAGAGGAACGATTACTTCAATTTGTTTGAGTTCAGCGCCAAGTGGGATCCCATTCCCACCATGCTCACCCAGAACCATGAACGGATCATTAAAGGTTTTATGGGACAAACAACTGCATTTAGAAATGCAACCGTTAAGCCCGATGTGGTGGTAATGGGCGAAAATAAGAGCATTGGCGAAGTGCGGTATCTTCATGGCATATTTGGCAAGGGCTTTTATACTTTCTATGGCGGTCACGACCCGGAAGACTATCAACACCTTGTGGGCGACCCCCCAACTGACCTCAATCTGCATCCAAATTCCCCTGGCTACCGACTGATTCTCAACAACATACTTTTTCCGGCTGCAAAAAAGAAAAAGCAGAAAACCTGA
- a CDS encoding sodium-dependent transporter: MASRGNFNSKIGFIAAAAGSAVGLGNIWKFPFEVADGGGAAFVLMYLGFCFILCFPVMVTEIAIGRKTQKDPVGAFGALGFPKWKFLGKMGVLAGVLILSFYNVVAGWAFGYFLEMLMGNFAIGGQFGDYIKDVVKIGAYGAVFMFSTAFIVSKGVSGGIEKASKILMPTLLILIISLVAYAMTLPHAMEGVKFYLVPDFSEINFEVVYSALGQAFFSLSLGMGALITYGSYVSKDENIISSAALITLTDISVAFLAGLMMFPFVAYMSEGNLHEVTGGPGLIFATLPGVFESFGPILGIIVGASFFLLLSFAALTSTVSLLEVPVAYAVDELKIDRKKAVWLIAIIIFIVGIPSLMANGYSPFFSSFITYMGNDNPTDFMTLVSDIANDSLLPLGGCLISFFGAYVWKKHNLNEEIAQGYPNYHGSFVEKFINLMVSYFCPIVLGIIFILTVLDRFFGIALV, translated from the coding sequence ATGGCTTCTAGAGGGAATTTCAATAGTAAGATCGGTTTCATTGCGGCCGCAGCTGGTTCAGCTGTTGGTTTGGGCAACATTTGGAAATTCCCATTTGAGGTGGCTGATGGTGGCGGCGCAGCCTTTGTGTTGATGTACCTCGGCTTTTGCTTCATTCTCTGCTTTCCGGTAATGGTGACTGAGATTGCCATCGGCCGAAAAACCCAAAAAGACCCAGTTGGAGCATTTGGTGCTCTCGGATTTCCGAAATGGAAGTTTCTTGGGAAAATGGGGGTGCTAGCCGGCGTGCTTATCCTTTCTTTCTATAATGTGGTGGCAGGTTGGGCCTTTGGCTACTTTCTCGAAATGCTAATGGGCAACTTTGCCATTGGAGGGCAGTTTGGAGATTACATCAAGGATGTGGTCAAAATTGGAGCCTATGGTGCCGTGTTCATGTTCTCTACAGCTTTTATCGTTTCAAAGGGCGTGTCCGGCGGCATCGAAAAAGCTTCCAAAATTCTGATGCCTACCCTCCTCATTCTTATTATTTCGCTGGTGGCCTACGCCATGACATTGCCTCACGCCATGGAGGGGGTTAAGTTTTACCTCGTACCCGACTTTTCGGAAATCAATTTTGAAGTAGTATACAGTGCACTTGGTCAGGCATTCTTTTCTCTCTCTTTAGGTATGGGAGCCCTCATTACCTACGGCAGCTACGTATCCAAAGACGAGAACATTATCTCTTCTGCTGCCCTGATCACCCTCACCGACATTTCGGTAGCATTTTTGGCAGGTTTGATGATGTTTCCATTCGTTGCCTACATGAGTGAGGGAAACTTGCACGAGGTCACCGGTGGTCCGGGCCTTATTTTTGCCACACTTCCTGGCGTTTTTGAGTCATTTGGGCCAATTCTCGGGATAATAGTGGGCGCTTCCTTCTTCCTTTTGCTTTCTTTTGCAGCTCTCACCAGCACGGTATCGCTTTTAGAAGTACCTGTTGCTTATGCTGTGGATGAACTCAAAATAGACAGAAAAAAGGCTGTTTGGCTGATAGCAATAATCATATTTATAGTTGGCATCCCGTCGCTGATGGCCAATGGCTATTCTCCCTTCTTCTCTTCTTTTATCACCTATATGGGTAACGACAACCCGACCGATTTCATGACGCTGGTGTCGGACATTGCTAATGACAGCCTGCTACCATTAGGCGGCTGCCTGATTTCGTTCTTTGGCGCCTATGTGTGGAAAAAGCACAACCTCAATGAAGAAATTGCCCAGGGTTACCCTAACTATCATGGCTCTTTTGTGGAGAAATTTATCAACCTGATGGTGAGTTACTTCTGCCCGATCGTACTGGGTATTATCTTCATCCTGACTGTTTTGGATAGGTTCTTTGGAATAGCGCTGGTTTAA
- a CDS encoding sulfite exporter TauE/SafE family protein codes for MIELFSYELSHSDLWMILSVSVLIGMSKTGVHGAGMIAVPLLAAVFGGKQSSGFLLPILCLADIFGVVYYHRHAAWDHLWKLFPWAAAGTLLGTWVGNYIDDEAFKLIMAIIIFASVGLMIWLEKRKKNEEKVPAYFWLAALMGVAGGFTSMVGNLAGSVMALYLLSVHLPKNSFIGTAAWFFMVLNWFKLPFHIFSWHTITVDSFLFDLVTLPAIGLGALIGVAIIKKIPEKQYRWFIIAMTVVAAFGMLL; via the coding sequence TTGATAGAACTTTTCTCCTATGAGCTTTCCCACTCTGATTTGTGGATGATACTTTCGGTGTCAGTGCTCATCGGCATGTCCAAAACAGGCGTTCATGGGGCAGGAATGATAGCGGTGCCGCTGCTGGCTGCTGTGTTTGGTGGCAAGCAGTCGAGCGGCTTCCTCCTTCCTATTTTGTGCCTTGCCGATATTTTTGGAGTGGTGTACTACCACCGGCATGCGGCGTGGGATCACCTGTGGAAGCTGTTTCCATGGGCAGCAGCAGGAACCTTACTCGGCACCTGGGTGGGCAACTACATTGACGACGAGGCCTTTAAGCTCATCATGGCCATCATCATTTTTGCTTCGGTCGGCCTAATGATTTGGCTGGAGAAGAGGAAAAAAAATGAAGAAAAGGTGCCGGCTTACTTTTGGCTTGCAGCACTCATGGGCGTTGCAGGCGGGTTTACCTCTATGGTTGGTAACCTCGCAGGGTCTGTTATGGCCCTTTACCTGCTCTCCGTACACTTACCGAAAAATTCATTCATCGGTACGGCAGCCTGGTTCTTTATGGTTCTCAATTGGTTCAAGCTGCCTTTTCACATCTTCAGCTGGCACACCATCACTGTAGACTCCTTCCTTTTTGACCTTGTAACTTTACCGGCTATTGGCCTCGGCGCTCTTATCGGAGTGGCCATCATTAAGAAAATTCCTGAGAAGCAGTATCGGTGGTTTATAATAGCCATGACAGTAGTAGCAGCTTTTGGAATGCTACTATAG
- a CDS encoding ABC transporter permease, translating into MIILENIREGIKAVQTNTLRSVLTAMIIAIGITSLVGILTAIEGIQASINNSLSDLGANTFDVRTKRYDNRRSSGVEEKRYPAINYREARRFLDLYNSYGTPSLTTWVTGVAELSRGSKVTNPNMRIVGGDANILVVEGGELSQGRNFSQIEAQNGANVVIIGDEVYSNLFEKNENPVNQFITAYGIRFRVIGVLEKQGNIGGDSGLDRYFLVPLETARRVDPRRNLQYTITVAINDPTQMEYAMGQATGLMRSIRKDPLGEPDSFDVARNQSLAESLEEITGYLRMGGFGIGFITLLGASIGLMNIMLVSVTERTREIGVRKALGASPTKIRQQFLIEAIVITQMGGIGGIILGILVGNLIAKLLDADGFVIPWFWMMVGLLIGMFVGILSGYLPAYKASKLDPIESLRFE; encoded by the coding sequence ATGATCATCTTAGAAAACATCCGGGAAGGTATCAAGGCTGTGCAAACGAACACACTAAGGTCAGTTCTTACTGCGATGATCATTGCGATAGGAATTACATCTTTGGTGGGAATTCTAACGGCCATAGAAGGGATACAGGCGTCTATCAATAACAGCTTGTCAGATTTGGGAGCTAACACCTTTGACGTCAGAACCAAACGTTACGATAACCGCAGGTCCAGCGGAGTAGAAGAAAAACGGTATCCGGCCATCAACTACCGTGAGGCCCGAAGATTCCTCGATCTTTACAACTCCTATGGCACTCCCTCTCTCACCACCTGGGTAACCGGAGTAGCCGAACTGAGCAGAGGGTCGAAGGTAACCAACCCAAACATGCGAATTGTGGGAGGGGACGCCAATATTCTCGTCGTTGAAGGCGGTGAGTTGTCGCAGGGGCGTAATTTTTCTCAGATTGAGGCACAGAATGGAGCTAACGTAGTCATTATTGGCGACGAGGTGTATAGTAATTTGTTTGAAAAGAACGAAAATCCTGTTAATCAATTCATTACGGCCTATGGGATCAGGTTCAGGGTGATTGGGGTTCTGGAAAAACAAGGAAATATTGGCGGAGACAGTGGGCTTGATAGGTACTTTTTGGTACCCCTGGAAACTGCGAGGAGGGTAGATCCACGACGGAACCTTCAATATACCATAACGGTAGCCATCAACGACCCTACGCAAATGGAGTATGCGATGGGCCAGGCCACAGGTCTCATGCGATCTATCCGAAAAGACCCCTTGGGCGAGCCGGATTCATTTGATGTAGCCAGAAACCAGTCGTTGGCCGAGAGCCTGGAAGAGATCACAGGCTACCTTCGAATGGGTGGATTTGGAATAGGGTTCATCACACTTTTGGGTGCTTCCATCGGGCTTATGAACATCATGCTGGTTTCAGTTACGGAGCGCACCAGGGAGATAGGCGTTCGCAAAGCGCTTGGTGCTTCACCTACTAAAATCAGACAGCAGTTCCTCATAGAAGCCATAGTTATCACGCAAATGGGTGGTATTGGAGGGATTATTTTGGGTATTCTGGTGGGCAATCTCATTGCTAAGTTGCTCGATGCAGATGGTTTTGTCATTCCATGGTTTTGGATGATGGTCGGCTTGCTTATTGGTATGTTTGTGGGGATACTCAGCGGTTATTTGCCGGCCTACAAAGCTTCGAAGCTTGACCCTATCGAATCTCTCCGATTCGAATAA
- a CDS encoding tetratricopeptide repeat protein, which yields MSKVLLLFITLFTFLIQAKAQLLPLSTPSDSAKHYYYLGWKQIMDYADYTRAEQSYRKAIAFDPEFILGQSLVGRISPDIKERYEILEKINSKKHLATEDEQLVADVSVMLIEFLNAREEMDSVKTAEKIGIALQTGLQNFGLIGKKYPDEVYFISEYFEIVNYLYGPQKALDTLKSYNLSLKKPAPFLIGYESTLEAALGNYDNALELAYKLKKCFKDKKVPKPYVVLGEIYLQKGDLESAYKYINKALELDPANRAVQRLKKRAEVVQKSNF from the coding sequence ATGAGTAAGGTTTTATTGCTTTTTATTACACTCTTCACATTTTTAATTCAAGCCAAAGCGCAGTTGTTGCCTCTCAGCACACCATCTGACTCCGCCAAACACTATTACTACCTTGGATGGAAGCAGATCATGGACTATGCAGACTATACACGGGCGGAGCAGTCGTACCGAAAAGCCATAGCATTTGATCCTGAGTTTATTTTAGGACAAAGCCTTGTGGGTAGAATTTCACCCGACATTAAAGAACGCTACGAAATACTTGAAAAGATCAACAGCAAAAAGCACCTGGCAACGGAAGACGAACAACTCGTGGCCGATGTGTCGGTGATGCTGATAGAATTTCTGAATGCCAGAGAGGAAATGGATAGTGTGAAAACGGCGGAAAAGATTGGCATCGCCTTGCAAACCGGCCTGCAAAACTTCGGCTTGATTGGAAAGAAGTACCCGGATGAGGTATACTTTATCTCAGAGTACTTTGAGATCGTAAACTATCTTTACGGGCCTCAAAAAGCACTCGACACCCTAAAAAGCTATAACCTCTCGCTTAAAAAGCCAGCCCCTTTCCTCATCGGCTACGAATCGACGCTGGAGGCTGCACTCGGCAACTATGACAATGCACTTGAGCTCGCCTACAAGCTAAAGAAGTGTTTCAAAGACAAAAAAGTACCCAAACCCTATGTTGTCCTTGGTGAGATTTACCTACAAAAAGGTGATTTAGAGAGTGCATACAAATACATTAATAAGGCACTGGAACTCGACCCGGCCAACAGGGCTGTGCAGAGGCTGAAAAAGAGAGCCGAAGTGGTACAAAAAAGCAATTTCTGA